The following coding sequences are from one Panicum hallii strain FIL2 chromosome 5, PHallii_v3.1, whole genome shotgun sequence window:
- the LOC112893588 gene encoding splicing factor U2af small subunit B-like encodes MAEHLASIFGTEKDRVNCPFYFKIGACRHGDRCSRLHNRPTISPTLVLVNMYQRPDMITPGVDAQGQPIDPRKMQEHFEDFYEDIFEELSKFGEIENLNVCDNLADHMIGNVYVQFREEDQAAAAHTALQGRFYSGRPIVVDFSPVTDFREATCRQYEENSCNRGGYCNFMHVKQIGRDLRKKLFGRYRRPNRGRSRSPSPHHRREHRDRDDYRGGGGGGRGRDDYRGGGGRGRDDYHGGGGGRRGGGSRHERYDDGGRRRHGGSPPPRRARSPIRENSEERRAKIEQWNREREEKQG; translated from the coding sequence ATGGCGGAGCACTTGGCTTCGATATTTGGTACAGAGAAAGATAGAGTCAACTGCCCATTTTACTTCAAGATTGGGGCTTGCCGTCATGGGGATCGTTGCTCCCGTCTCCATAACAGGCCAACCATATCACCGACTCTTGTGCTGGTTAACATGTATCAACGCCCTGACATGATCACCCCTGGGGTTGATGCTCAAGGCCAGCCAATTGATCCTCGCAAGATGCAGGAGCATTTTGAAGATTTTTATGAGGATATCTTTGAGGAACTGAGCAAGTTTGGTGAGATTGAAAACCTCAATGTCTGCGACAACCTTGCTGATCACATGATAGGCAATGTCTATGTCCAATTCAGGGAGGAAGATCAGGCAGCTGCAGCTCATACAGCCCTTCAGGGCCGCTTTTACTCTGGCCGGCCAATTGTTGTTGACTTCTCCCCAGTTACTGATTTTCGTGAAGCAACCTGCAGACAGTATGAGGAGAACAGCTGCAATCGTGGGGGATATTGCAATTTTATGCATGTGAAGCAGATTGGTCGGGATCTGAGGAAAAAGCTCTTTGGGCGTTACAGGAGACCAAACAGGGGAAGGAGCCGCAGCCCTAGCCCACATCACAGGAGGGAGCATCGTGACCGAGATGATTACcgtggcggtggtggcggtggccgtggccgtgATGACTACCGTGGTGGCGGTGGTCGTGGCCGTGATGACTAccatggtggtggtggtgggcgcAGGGGTGGAGGCAGCAGGCATGAAAGGTACGATGATGGAGGGAGGCGCAGGCATGGTGGCAGCCCCCCTCCCAGGCGTGCAAGAAGCCCGATCAGGGAGAACAGCGAGGAGCGCAGGGCTAAGATTGAGCAGTGGAACCGTGAGAGGGAGGAAAAACAAGGGTGA
- the LOC112891383 gene encoding monothiol glutaredoxin-S5-like, which translates to MYQAIPYSSARPWLMPAAEAGVVAVKPEPAAATTGAEETARPDAAGVAAGDDGGRAEVERAVAESPVLVVGRRGCCLSHVVKRLLQGLGVNPAVHEVADEAALAGVVPAGGAEAAALPAVFVGGKLLGGLDRLMAVHISGELVPILKKAGALWL; encoded by the coding sequence ATGTACCAGGCGATCCCCTACAGCAGCGCCCGGCCGTGGCTCAtgccggcggccgaggcgggcGTCGTCGCCGTGAAgccggagccggcggcggcgaccaccGGCGCGGAGGAGACCGCCCGGCCCGACGCCgcgggggtggcggcgggggacGACGGCGGCAGGGCGGAGGTCGAGAGGGCCGTGGCCGAGAGCCCGGTGCTGGTGGTGGGGCGGCGCGGGTGCTGCCTGAGCCACGTCGTGAAGCGGCTGCTGCAGGGCCTCGGGGTGAACCCGGCGGTGCACGAGGTCGCCGACGAGGCCGCGCTCGCCGGGGTCGTCCCGGCCGGCGGCGCCGAGGCCGCCGCGCTGCCCGCGGTGTTCGTCGGCGGGAAGCTCCTGGGCGGGCTGGACCGGCTCATGGCCGTCcacatctccggcgagctcgtgCCCATCCTCAAGAAGGCCGGCGCCCTCTGGCTCTAA